The proteins below come from a single Cryptococcus gattii WM276 chromosome D, complete sequence genomic window:
- a CDS encoding Hypothetical Protein (Similar to TIGR gene model, INSD accession AAW42923.1) — protein MSVTSAHSQNSISPSGVLSAPGAHSAQPETEAGGDLRVRFARACDRCRHRKIKCDNEHPCGKCAAAGVTCTSGMSRPTGVGRQRASRASFSDMRNNHEAPTEKERTPSSREQRPINKGRKRRRDSEETDKTGSHSNSKITNVLDHLDTAHFFLSQEGMPRFAGSTSGLPILEATRRLLQTKPDSFDDEQSPMGEPNWSWLSSLLEDGEGSSKNDRESLLRRQERDEPEYFPGRDHASEQGREDIFARISEIIPPDLMASLVQTYFAVVHPVWPIIHIQSFFADFYKWTSYSFAALVVSMCMLATRYTNDPRVLAEPGNCVHKRRQRIILHRVFLQRRQLDFSMVDFIGMDLLVHEKETSADLFIKRNLRYRAWRFAGEGNANSGSQGILVVLGTNKRQRTAWACYSWDKQLAAICGKPPLLRIWDYDVSLPEVFEETELTSTEYSENQDEKLCAIFIQQILLSVVLEKTLTSCTHHPEFDNCEMLNRWARSMRLEVEDTKALDDSMRLLTEWREALPLTMSDRSIAGRLASPMYSVEYEQIAIIEQTIEMLIAGRKLQLATLAKARENTSTTRLESARDAILEAGKHTLASAVKMGSAKLLGRCDILLAYRILMAGRFLLASLLSARADCNAKQEEEATRAVRAAVVLLRHFADVYPISLGSAEVLEETCRVCRVNISLPTATSPGHPRHNLYAWHRPLRLRDKDSNQKNGYPSHVRSPTNVMTGDAAADAIASMFSPVDAGFALGSIALPFPETGTEGEKQPDFSWLLPGGSVPYYFPSHPSE, from the exons ATGTCCGTCACTTCGGCCCATTCACAAAATTCAATCAGTCCAAGCGGCGTCCTAAGCGCCCCAGGTGCACATTCGGCGCAACCGGAGACAGAAGCTGGGGGTGACCTCCGAGTCCGATTTGCACGTGCCTGTGATCGTTGCCG GCATAGGAAAATAAAG TGTGATAACGAACACCCATGCGGGAAATGCGCAGCAGCTGGTGTTACGTGTACTTCGGGAATGAGCAGACCGACAGGTGTAGGCAGACAGCGAGCTTCTCGAGCAAGCTTTTCGGATATGCG CAATAATCACGAAGCGCCCACTGAGAAAGAGCGAACGCCGTCCAGTAGGGAACAGCGACCCATCAATAAAGGACGCAAACGGAGAAGAGACTCTGAGGAAACGGATAAAACAGGATCACATAGTAATTCAA AAATTACAAATGTCCTGGATCATCTAGATACGGCGCACTTCTTCTTGTCACAAGAAGGAATGCCGCGTTTCGCCGGGTCTACGTCGGGCCTTCCAATCCT TGAAGCCACTCGACGCCTTCTGCAGACAAAACCCGATTCTTTTGACGACGAGCAAAGTCCCATGGGAGAACCAAATTGGTCATGGCTCTCTTCATTATTAGAGGACGGAGAAGGCTCCTCAAAGAATGATAGAGAGTCGTTACTTCGTCGTCAAGAACGAGACGAGCCAGAATACTTTCCTGGAAGGGATCACGCTTCAGAGCAAGGCAGAGAAGATATTTTCGCAAGGATTTCAGAGATTA TACCTCCTGATCTCATGGCCTCTCTTGTTCAGACTTAT TTTGCAGTTGTTCATCCTGTTTGGCCTATTATCCACATTCAGTCATTCTTTGCA GATTTTTATAAGTGGACCAGCTACTCCTTTGCAGCATTAGTTGTATCTATGTGCATGCTAGCGACCCGTTACACGAATGACCCAAGAGTGCTAGCTGAACCGG GCAATTGCGTGCACAAGCGTCGACAGAGGATAAT ATTGCACAGGGTCTTTTTGCAGAGGCGGCAGCTCGACTTCTCGATGGTGGACTTCATCGGTATGGATTTGCTGGTCCACGAGAAGGAAACGTCAGCTGACTTATTCATCAAGAGAAATCTCAGATATCGCGCTTGGCGATTCGCTGGAGAAGGAAACGCGAACAGTGGGTCCCAGGGTATCCTCGTGGTCCTAGGAACTAACAAAAGGCAGCGTACTGCATGGGCATGCTATAGCTGGGATAAACAACTCGCCGCCATTTGTGGTAAACCACCACTTCTACGCATTTGGGACTACGACGTCTCATTGCCCGAAGTATTTGAAGAGACGGAATTGACATCTACGGAATACTCGGAAAATCAAGATGAGAAGCTATGCGCAATCTTCATCCAGCAAATCCTGTTGTCAGTCGTACTTGAAAAAACACTGACCTCGTGTACCCATCATCCCGAATTTGATAACTGTGAAATGCTCAACAGATGGGCAAGGAGCATGCGCTTGGAAGTCGAAGATACGAAGGCTCTGGATGATTCGATGCGGCTGCTAACTGAATGGCGAGA AGCTCTCCCTCTAACAATGTCAGACCGCTCGATCGCTGGTCGCCTCGCTTCGCCAATGTACAGTGTCGAATACGAACAGATTGCTATAATTGAGCAGACCATAGAAATGCTTATAGCAGGTCGCAAACTGCAGCTTGCGACACTTGCCAAGGCTCGGGAAAATACGTCAACCACTCGCCTGGAATCTGCACGTGACGCTATCCTTGAGGCAGGAAAACACACGCTAGCTTCAGCAGTAAAGATGGGCTCGGCCAAATTGCTTGGTAGATGTGACATTC TCCTGGCATATCGCATATTGATGGCCGGCCGGTTCTTACTAGCCAGTCTGTTATCAGCCCGCGCAGATTGCAATGCCAagcaggaagaagaggcaaCCAGGGCAGTCAGAGCAGCTGTCGTGCTTCTCCGTCATTTCGCAGACGTATACCCCATCTCGCTTGGCTCCGCTGAAGTCTTGGAGGAAACATGCCGAG TTTGCCGGGTTAACATTTCTTTGCCTACAGCGACATCTCCTGGTCACCCTCGTCACAATCTGTACGCCTGGCACCGCCCGCTCAGGCTTCGCGACAAGGATTCCAATCAAAAAAATGGCTATCCTTCTCATGTTCGGTCACCAACAAACGTCATGACTGGAGACGCTGCAGCCGACGCCATAGCGTCCATGTTTTCCCCGGTGGACGCTGGATTTGCGTTAGGTTCCATAGCTTTGCCTTTTCCTGAGACTGGAACAGAAGGGGAAAAACAGCCAGACTTCTCATGGCTGCTTCCAGGTGGTAGCGTCCCTTATTACTTTCCTTCACATCCGTCAGAGTAA
- a CDS encoding uncharacterized protein (Similar to TIGR gene model, INSD accession AAW42921.1) encodes MSQDPETNKTFDINVDDNSSTNKNGGLSRVVTALETEQVQVVDGVWGTLDESAPNYRSLGWIRASVLMIKVQIGLGILAIPAVLDTLGLIPAIFVIFGVAVATTWADYVVGKFKKNHPEVYTLADVGYIMWGPVGREVFGAVYWIQLTAVAGAGLLSVSVALNAMSGHGACTIIFVVVAAIINILISSIQTLDRISWIGWIGLGGIMSSVITLAIAVSVQDRPSAAPVTGDWSPDIILVGKPTFAAAIGALSNIIFSFAGAPNFFNIVAEMKRPQDYNKALISCQTFVTATYLIIGCVVYHYCGQYIASPALGSAGVLMKKVCYGLAFPGLVVGCVLNTHLPAKYIFVRLMRNSKHLSANTIQHRVVWISCVVLNCTISFAIAEGIPIFNDLIGLIGALFATPNAIIFECVMYIWDIYYSADKYPSQRTWKQRSILAFNIVVLFLSMFAMVAGTYAAAVIIRDDVASNATTKPFSCGDNSG; translated from the exons ATGTCTCAAGATCCAGAAACCAACAAAACATTCGATATTAATGTGGATGACAATTCGAGTACGAACAAGAATGGCGGCCTTTCAAGAGTAGTCACCGCTCTTGAGACGGAACAGGTACAGGTAGTAGATGGTGTCTGGGGTACCCTCGATGAATCTGCACCTAATTATAGAAGTCTTGGCTG GATAAGAGCCAGTGTTCTTATGATCAAAGTTCAAATTGGTCTAGGGATTCTTGCTATT CCAGCTGTCCTGGATACGTTAGGCCTCATCCCTGCTATCTTCGTCATATTTGGTGTTGCTGTTGCCACTACTT GGGCCGACTACGTTGTGGGCAAGTTCAAAAAGAATCATCCTGAAGTTTACACTCTGGCAGA TGTTGGCTATATCATGTGGGGTCCTGTTGGACGAGAGGTGTTCGGCGCCGTCTACTGG ATCCAACTTACCGCCGTTGCTGGGGCCGGCCTTCTCAGTGTATCTGTGGCTTTAAATGCAATGTCAGGTCATGGGGCTTGCACTATTATCTTTGTCGTTGTTGCGGCCATCATCAACATCCTCATTTCTTCCATTCAAACGCTCGACAGAATCTCATGGATTGGATGGATAGGCCTTGGTGGTATTATGTCGTCCGTCATCACCCTTGCAATTGCCGTAAGCGTTCAAGACCGCCCCAGTGCAGCTCCTGTCACCGGTGATTGGTCTCCCGATATCATCCTTGTCGGCAAGCCCACCTTTGCTGCTGCTATTGGTGCCCTATCCAACATCATTTTCTCCTTCGCCGGTGCTCCCAACTTCTTCAATATTGTTGCTGAAATGAAGAGGCCCCAAGACTACAACAAAGCCCTCATCTCCTGTCAGACCTTTGTTACGGCAACGTACCTG ATCATCGGCTGTGTTGTCTATCATTACTGTGGCCAATATATTGCATCCCCAGCTCTAGGATCAGCAGGTGTTCTTATGAAGAAGGTGTGTTACGGTCTGGCTTTTCCTGGCCTTGTGGTCGGATGCGTCCTGAATACACACCTCCCCGCCAAATACA TTTTTGTTCGCTTGATGAGGAACAGTAAGCATTTGAGTGCGAACACTATCCAACATCGAGTTGTTTGGAT TTCCTGCGTAGTACTCAATTGTACCATCTCATTTGCAATTGCCGAAGGCATTCCAATTTTCAACGACCTCATCGGTCTCATTGGAGCACTTTTCGCGACTCCTAATGCGAT CATCTTTGAGTGTGTGATGTATATCTGGGATATCTACTATAGCGCCGACAAGTATCCTAGCCAGCGTACTTGGAAACAAAGATCAATTCTAGCATTCAACATCGTTGTTTTGTTCCTCTCGATGTTTGCAATGGTTGCGGGGACTTACGCCGCCGCGGTCATCATACGAGACGACGTGGCATCTAACGCCACTACGAAGCCATTCTCATGTGGTGATAACTCGGGGTAG
- a CDS encoding Methylmalonate-semialdehyde dehydrogenase (Similar to TIGR gene model, INSD accession AAW42918.1) has translation MLSRQLTRNLFNKRAASTLAADINAAQDNGRWKGTSTLGGDAKLLIGGSWESSKTDKWSEVHDPSTQRLISKVPHATPSEMKRIVDVAENKFYEWSESSVLTRQRIMLDLQGLIRKYHKDIARNIVLEQGKTFADAMGDVTRGLQVVQMATNIPTELLGRNIEVSRDMDTLTRIEPLGVGAAICPFNFPAMIPLWSVAMAIATGNTLILKPSERDPGASAIIAELCEMAGLPSGVINILHGGVDAVNFICDEPRIKAISFVGGDKAGKHIYDRAGALGKRVQAQLGAKNHAIILPDANKSALKAVAGAAFGAAGQRCMALSVLVTVGDANWIPGLIEEAKALKMGNGFDEAADLGPVISPQARERIEQLIESCEKQGGRIVLDGRGATVKDYPNGNWVGPTILEATTDMDCYKNEIFGPALVVVKARDLNEAIELVNRNPYGNGAAIFTQSAVSSRKFEKKIEAGQVGINVPIPVPLPMFSWSGNKASVLGGASLYGPLGLNFWTKTKTITSLWREDAKEDKAAVAMPVHH, from the exons ATGCTATCTCGACAGCTCACCAGAAACCTATTCAACAAGCGTGCGGCATCCACGCTCGCCGCTGATA TCAATGCTGCCCAAGACAATGGAAGGTGGAAAGGCACCAGTACCTTGGGAGGTGATGCGAAACTCCTCATTGGTGGCTCCTGGGAATCAAGCAAGACAGACAAATGGTCAGAAGTGCACGATCCTTCGACACAACGCCTCATCTCGAAAGTCCCTCATGCGACTCCCTCGGAGATGAAGCGTATTGTTGATGTGGCTGAGAACAAGTTTTACGAATGGAGTGAATCAAGTGTGCTTACCAGGCAAAGGATCATGTTAGA CCTGCAAGGCTTGATCAGGAAATACCACAAGGATATCGCACGTAACATCGT TTTAGAGCAGGGAAAAACCTTCGCGGATGCCATGGGTGATGTTACAAGAGGGTTACAAGTGGTCCAAATGGCGACCAACATTCCTACTGAGCTGTTGGGTAGAAACATCGAGGTTTCGCGAGACATGGACACCTTAACTAGGATCGAGCCTCTTGGGGTCGGAGCTGCCATCTGTCCTTTCAATTTCCCTGCTATGATACCTTT GTGGAGCGTTGCAATGGCCATCGCTACAGGTAACACTCTTATCCTCAAGCCCAGTGAGCGCGACCCAGGCGCTTCCGCCATAATTGCCGAGCTGTGTGAAATGGCCGGTCTTCCTTCTGGTGTTATCAATATCCTCCACGGGGGCGTGGACGCCGTCAATTTCATTTGTGATGAGCCACGAATCAAGGCTATTTCCTTCGTTGGAGGCGATAAGGCAGGCAAGCACATCTACGACAGGGCTGGTGCTCTTGGAAAACGAGTTCAAGCTCAACTTGGAGCCAAAA ACCATGCCATCATTCTCCCTGATGCCAACAAGAGCGCTTTGAAAGCTGTCGCTGGAGCAGCGTTCGGAGCCGCGGGTCAACGATGCATGGCGCTGTCAGTTCTGGTTACTGTCGGGGATGCAAACTGGATTCCTGGGCTTATCGAAGAGGCTAAAGCTTTGAAAATGGGCAATGGATTTGACGAAGCTGCCGACTT GGGCCCTGTAATCTCGCCTCAAGCTCGGGAGCGCATTGAGCAACTCATCGAGTCTTGCGAAAAGCAAGGAGGACGTATTGTTCTTGATGGTCGGGGTGCAACAGTTAAAGACTATCCTAACGGCAACTGGGTTGGCCCAACGATCTTGGAAGCTACAACCGATATGGACTGTTACAA GAATGAGATCTTCGGGCCCGCTTTAGTCGTGGTCAAAGCTCGTGACCTCAATGAGGCGATTGAGTTGGTTAACCGTAACCCCTATGGCAACGGCGCTGCTATATTCACTCAATCGGCCGTTTCATCCAGGAAGTTTGAAAAGAAGATCGAGGCTGGTCAAGTCGGTATCAACGTCCCTATT CCTGTCCCTTTGCCAATGTTCTCTTGGTCCGGAAACAAAGCCAGTGTCCTTGGTGGCGCTTCTCTCTACGGCCCCTTGGGTCTTAACTTCTGGACGAAAACCAAGACGATTACTTCTCTATGGAGGGAAGATGCCAAAGAGGACAAGGCCGCCGTTGCTATGCCGGTTCACCACTGA
- a CDS encoding 4-aminobutyrate transaminase, putative (Similar to TIGR gene model, INSD accession AAW42916.1), with protein MLTRSLQSSVHTFARRRYATASIAAAARLVPGQPQKPTVVTSTIPGPKGKELSAAIGKFQDPRAHTLVADYNKSCGNYLVDADGNVLLDMFAQIASIAIGYNHPDLIKLAKTDQFASAAMSRPALGSYPPVDWADVVNEGILKVAPKGLNQVFTTQDGSSATEGALKASFLSYQAKRRGNRPFSDEEIETVLENQSPGSPELSVLSFKGGFHGRNLGSLSLTRSKPIHKLDMPAFEWPACQFPDIKYPLAENVEHNQKAEAAALAHVEETIRVWSNKKPIVAMIIEPIQSEGGDRHASADYFRKLRRIAKKHDIYFIVDEVQTGVGATGSFWAHDKWELEEPADFVTFSKKAQASGFYHNLSTRAPFAYQAYNTWMGDPIRALQAREMFKVIERDGLIKNVTLVGDYIYENLEQYEASGKILNLRGKGQGTFIAFDLPSPKERDEFIAQMRLQGVNLGACGSQSVRLRPMLVFEQSHADLFLEKLRNVFKA; from the exons ATGTTGACTAGATCACTTCAAAGTAGTGTTCACACTTTCGCCAGAAGGCGTTACGCTACCGCATCTATAGCTGCAGCTGCCCGCTTGGTTCCAGGCCAGCCGCAAAAGCCAACTGTGGTGACAAGCACGATCCCGGGACCAAAAGG GAAAGAGCTCTCCGCAGCTATTGGCAAATTCCAAGATCCCCGGGCTCACACGTTGGTAGCCGACTACAACAAGAGTTGTGGAAACTACTTGGTTGATGCCGACGGCAATGTTCTTTTGGATATGTTCGCTCAAATCG CGTCCATTGCCATTGGCTATAACCACCCGGATTTGATCAAACTGGCCAAGACGGATCAGTTTGCATCTGCCGCCATGTCTCGCCCCGCCCTCGGATCTTACCCTCCTGTTGATTGGGCCGATGTGGTCAATGAAGGAATACTGAAGGTTGCACCCAAGGGCTTAAACCAGGTTTTCACCACACA GGATGGGTCTTCAGCCACTGAAGGCGCTCTTAAAGCGTCCTTCCTGTCCTACCAAGCCAAGCGAAGAGGGAACAGGCCGTTTTCCGATGAAGAAATTGAGACCGTTTTAGAAAATCAATCC CCTGGCTCTCCCGAGCTCAGTGTGCTTAGTTTCAAAGGTGGATTCCACGGTCGAAACTTGGGTTCTCTCAGTTTGACCCGTAGCAAGCCCATCCACAAG CTTGACATGCCTGCCTTCGAATGGCCAGCTTGTCAATTCCCCGACATCAAGTACCCTCTAGCCGAGAACGTTGAGCACAATCAGAAGGCCGAAGCTGCAGCTTTGGCTCACGTAGAGGAGACAATTCGAGTCTGGTCCAACAAGAAACCGATTGTGGCAATGATTATTGAGCCTATCCAATCAGAAGGCGGTGATCGTCATGCCTCTGCGGACTACTTCCGAAAGCTTCGCCGGATCGCCAAGAAGCATGACATCTACTTCATTGTCGATGAGGTCCAAACTGGCGTAGGAGCTACCGGCTCATTCTGGGCGCATGACAAATGGGAACTTGAGGAGCCTGCGGACTTTGTGACCTTCAGTAAGAAGGCTCAGGCATCCGGCTTTTACCATAACTTGTCTACCCGAGCACCTTTTGCCTACCAAGCTTATAACACGTGGATG GGCGATCCTATCCGAGCCCTTCAAGCTCGGGAGATGTTCAAGGTGATTGAGCGTGACGGCCTTATTAAGAATGTCACTCTTGTGGGAGATTATATCTACGAAAACCTCGAGCAATACGAAGCTAGTGGCAAGATCCTCAACCTTCGAGGCAAAGG GCAAGGTACCTTTATCGCTTTTGACTTGCCATCACCGAAGGAGCGCGACGA ATTCATCGCGCAAATGCGTCTTCAAGGAGTTAACCTTGGTGCTTGCGGCTCGCAGTCTGTGAGATTAAGGCCTATGCT GGTATTTGAGCAATCTCACGCCGACCTCTTCCTTGAGAAGCTGAGGAACGTTTTTAAAGCTTAG
- a CDS encoding uncharacterized protein (Similar to TIGR gene model, INSD accession AAW43150.1) produces MSKSNKISVVDPSGPAPSKFASNMIVSGKTVYLAGAVGTDKSGHFIPGTIQDRTRQALRNAEERLQFIGLDLSDVVSVTIFLSKYEQDFVSMNEAYIASFPTNAPLPVRTCVGVAALPAGTDIEMTLIAAKRD; encoded by the exons ATGTCAAAGTCTAACAAGATTTCTGTCGTCGACCCGTCTGGCCCCGCTC CCAGCAAATTCGCGTCCAATATGATTGTCTCTGGCAAGACAGTCTACCTTGCAGGTGCAGTTGGTACAGACAAGTCAGGCCATTTCATCCCGGGGACAATCCAGGATCGCACTCGACAGGCTTTGCGTAACGCAGAAGAGCGTCTGCAATTCATCGGCCTTGATTTAAGCGACG TCGTCTCTGTGACCATCTTCTTATCAAAATACGAGCAAGACTTTGTGTCCATGAATGAGGCCTACATTGCATCTTTCCCGACCAATGCCCCCCTGCCTGTCCGAACCTGCGTTGGGGTGGCGGCTTTGCCAGCAGGGACCGATATCGAGATGACTCTC ATTGCGGCTAAACGGGATTAA
- a CDS encoding Aldehyde dehydrogenase (ALDDH), putative (Similar to TIGR gene model, INSD accession AAW42914.1), translating into MSATVAGVTFNTGLYINGKWKNGRGQPLQSVNPATEEVIAEVQTASKEDVDDAVKAARHCFETAWGTEVSSQLRGQLLFKLADGMEAAIEELAKLEYLDSGKPLAWCKADIEDSVACLRYYAGAADKIQGSVIELDDKNKHALARKEPIGVCAQIVPWNYPLLMMIWKIAPALAAGCTIVFKPAEQTPLSTLKFAELFEPSGYPAGVFNLVNGLGRTTGDALSRHMDVDKIAFTGSTITGRRIAIAAAESNLKSVTLELGGKSANVIFDDANLQEAAKWAAFGVYENMGQSCSAGSRVLVQDSIYDQFMTHFKAAAEAIKVGDPADADTFQGPQVNEMQFKKILDYIESGKRDGAKLLTGGSRHGSKGYFIQPTVFGDVTMDMKIAKEEIFGPVASVIRFKDEADAISIANNSEYGLAAAVHSQNYARVQRVTRKLKAGTVWINQYVALSHQVPFGGYKQSGWGRELGLEGLEPYLITKSVHHYYGGDFEWPIKL; encoded by the exons ATGAGTGCCACTGTCGCTGGAGTTACATTCAACACAGGTTTGTATATTAATGGAAAATGGAAGAACGGAAGGGGTCAGCCCCTTCAGTCAGTGAACCCTGCTACAGAGGAAGTTATTGCAGAA GTTCAAACCGCCAGCAAAGAAGATGTCGACGATGCCGTGAAAGCCGCAAGGCATTGCTTTGAAACTGCTTGGGGTACTGAAGTATCGTCCCAACTAAGGGGGCAACTCCTTTTCAAGCTAGCCGACGGTATGGAGGCGGCAATCGAAGAACTGGCGAAGCTGGAATATCTCGATTCCGGCAAACCTCTCGCTTGGTGCAAAGCCGACATCGAAGACTCAGTAGCCTGTCTAAGATACTATGCTG GTGCGGCCGACAAGATACAAGGATCAGTGATCGAGCTTGACGACAAGAATAAGCACGCTTTGGCCCGCAAGGAGCCCATAGG TGTTTGCGCTCAGATTGTACCTTGGAATTATCCTCTCTTAATGATGATTTG GAAAATTGCTCCTGCTCTGGCTGCTGGCTGCACTATCGTTTTCAAGCCCGCTGAGCAAACACCTCTCTCTACTCTAAAGTTCGCCGAGTTGTTCGAACCTTCAGG ATACCCTGCTGGTGTTTTCAACCTGGTCAACGGCCTTGGTCGAACGACTGGAGATGCACTCTCAAGGCATATGGACGTTGATAAAATCGCCTTCACTGGTTCCACAATCACTGGACGACGCATTGCCATTGCTGCAGCAGAATCTAATTTGAAATCTGTTACTCTGGAGCTTGGCGGAAAATCCGCTAATGTCATCTTCGACGACGCGAACCTGCAGGAAGCAGCGAAGTGGGCGGCATTTGGCGTATACGAGAATATGG GTCAATCATGCAGCGCCGGGTCAAGGGTGCTTGTGCAAGATTCAATCTATGATCAGTTCATGACACATTTCAAAGCTGCCGCTGAGGCCATCAAGGTCGGCGATCCCGCGGATGCGGATACTTTCCAAGGACCGCAAGTCAATGAGATGCAATTCAAAAAGATCCTCGATTATATTGAGAGTGGCAAGCGCGATGGAGCAAAACTTTTGACCGGCGGCAGCAGACATGGGTCCAAAGGGTATTTTATCCAACCAACGGTATTTGGAGACGTCACTATGGATATGAAGATCGCCAAGGAAGAGATATTTGGCCCTGTGGCTTCTGTCATTCGCTTCAAAGATGAGGCTGACGCTATATCGATCGCCAATAATAGCGAA TACGGTTTGGCAGCCGCTGTTCATTCTCAGAACTATGCTCGAGTTCAACGAGTTACACGCAAGTTGAAGGCAGGTACCGTATGGATTAACCAA TACGTAGCGCTCTCTCATCAGGTTCCTTTCGGTGGATATAAGCAATCTGGATGGGGTCGAGAATTGGGATTGGAGGGTCTCGAGCCTTATCTTATCACAAAGTCAGTTCACCATTACTATGGAGGTGATTTCGAGTGGCCCATCAAGTTATAA